A stretch of Coregonus clupeaformis isolate EN_2021a chromosome 37, ASM2061545v1, whole genome shotgun sequence DNA encodes these proteins:
- the LOC121553721 gene encoding threonine aspartase 1-like, producing the protein MAAVRTWGFSQPAAERIRSLITAGRHATDAVEDAIAEVEDDPETGHHIVERGGFPNSGGVVECDAAIMEGIAGRFGAVAALRW; encoded by the exons ATGGCAGCTGTCAGGACATGGGGTTTCTCTCAGCCTGCTGCGGAGAGAATACGGTCCCTGATTACCGCTGGACGACATGCTACGGACGCTGTAGAGGACGCCATTGCAG AGGTTGAAGATGACCCAGAGACTGGGCATCACATTGTGGAGAGGGGAGGATTCCCTAACAGTGGGGGAGTGGTGGAGTGTGATGCTGCCATCATGGAGGGCATCGCCGGCAGGTTCGGGGCAGTCGCAGCACTACGATGGTGA